The following proteins come from a genomic window of Alosa sapidissima isolate fAloSap1 chromosome 22, fAloSap1.pri, whole genome shotgun sequence:
- the pigf gene encoding phosphatidylinositol-glycan biosynthesis class F protein, with amino-acid sequence MWDTEIRGMASAHAIIASSVFMATILPAILLEKFSVYGMHLVWLYSVAGSVAVVNIAVFWLLGISPPTKRHTLSYKISRLVRSCLYFLLSCLFFHTVVVLYGAPLLESALETFSLAVLLSSMTTLRCLCMLGPNVQAWIRVFSRDGAMSVWDTSLQITTGCSVLGAWLGAFPIPLDWDRPWQVWPISCTLGTTVGFLTGLLLAPVWIHCHRKQLIYKSK; translated from the exons ATGTGGGACACAGAGATCCGGGGCATGGCCTCGGCTCATGCCATTATTGCCTCCTCCGTCTTCATGGCCACCATTTTGCCAGCCATCCTTCTGGAGAAGTTCTCTGTGTACGGCATGCATTTGGTCTGGCTCTACTCTGTTGCTGGATCTGTTGCTGTTGTCAACATCGCTGTCTTCTGGCTCCTTGGCATCAGTCCACCAACAAAAAGACACACATTAAGTTACAAG ATATCCAGACTTGTGCGCTCCTGCCTCTACTTCCTGCTGTCCTGCTTGTTCTTTCACACGGTGGTTGTCCTCTATGGAGCCCCTCTCTTGGA AAGTGCTCTGGAAACGTTCTCTCTGGCTGTCCTATTGTCAAGTATGACCACGCTACGGTGTCTCTGTATGCTGGGGCCCAATGTCCAGGCTTGGATCCGTGTGTTTAGCAGGGATGG GGCCATGTCAGTGTGGGACACGTCTCTGCAGATCACCACAGGGTGCAGTGTGCTTGGAGCCTGGCTCGGGGCATTCCCCATCCCTCTGGACTGGGACCGGCCATGGCAG GTGTGGCCCATCTCCTGCACACTGGGCACCACGGTGGGCTTCCTCACGGGCCTGCTGCTCGCCCCCGTCTGGATCCACTGCCACCGCAAGCAGCTCATCTACAAGAGCAAGTAA
- the rhoq gene encoding rho-related GTP-binding protein RhoQ, giving the protein MANGTGTIMLKCVVVGDGAVGKTCLLMSYANDAFPEEYVPTVFDHYAVSVNVGGKQYLLGLYDTAGQEDYDRLRPLSYPMTDVFLICFSVVNPASFQNVREEWVPELQEYAPNVPYLLIGTQIDLRDDPKTIAKLNDVKEKPIPTEQGQKLAKEIGACCYVECSALTQKGLKTVFDEAIIAILAPKKGALKRRLGPRCINCCLIT; this is encoded by the exons ATGGCAAACGGAACTGGCACGATCATGTTGAAATGCGTGGTTGTCGGTGACGGTGCCGTTGGGAAAACTTGTCTGTTGATGAGTTATGCAAACGACGCTTTTCCCGAAGAGTATGTGCCCACTGTTTTTGATCATTACGCAG TCAGTGTAAATGTTGGAGGAAAGCAGTACCTGCTCGGATTGTATGACACAGCTGGTCAG GAAGACTATGACAGGCTGCGGCCACTGTCCTACCCCATGACTGACGTCTTCCTCATCTGCTTCTCTGTGGTGAACCCTGCCAGCTTTCAGAACGTGCGGGAGGAGTGGGTGCCTGAGTTGCAGGAGTATGCCCCTAATGTGCCCTACCTGCTCATTGGAACCCAG ATTGACCTGCGGGATGACCCAAAGACCATCGCCAAGTTGAACGATGTGAAGGAGAAGCCCATTCCAACAGAACAGGGACAAAAGCTGGCCAAGGAG ATTGGGGCCTGCTGTTATGTGGAGTGCTCCGCTCTCACACAGAAGGGTCTGAAGACGGTGTTCGACGAGGCCATCATCGCCATCCTGGCCCCAAAGAAGGGCGCCCTGAAAAGACGCCTGGGGCCCCGCTGCATCAACTGCTGCCTCATCACATGA